Proteins from a single region of Pseudomonas fulva:
- a CDS encoding DUF3304 domain-containing protein — MKQVNELFKRWKSLPAVAKSLFKFALLGLLVIVYVAWSYAQMPGAILYVHNHTDRPIFSYAVNEAWGGNASAYGGGGASCCSRIEGDVLTVEWVKSITQPQYEAGMREETHTLAVPNPPRTRQDKYLHVHFFPGDQVRLFWSPNLDSPFEDLKEAPDSKEQTP, encoded by the coding sequence GTGAAGCAAGTCAACGAATTATTCAAACGCTGGAAATCGCTACCCGCAGTAGCTAAATCCCTGTTTAAGTTTGCACTTCTTGGACTTTTGGTAATTGTCTATGTAGCTTGGTCTTATGCCCAGATGCCAGGTGCCATTCTCTATGTACATAACCATACAGACCGCCCCATTTTCAGCTATGCGGTCAACGAAGCCTGGGGCGGCAATGCGTCCGCTTATGGCGGAGGCGGTGCTAGTTGCTGCTCGCGCATTGAAGGCGATGTCCTGACGGTAGAGTGGGTAAAAAGTATTACCCAACCGCAGTACGAGGCGGGCATGCGTGAAGAAACTCATACGCTTGCGGTCCCCAACCCGCCGCGCACCCGACAAGACAAGTACCTGCACGTACACTTTTTTCCGGGCGACCAAGTACGTTTGTTTTGGAGCCCTAACTTGGATAGTCCCTTCGAAGACCTCAAGGAAGCGCCCGATAGCAAGGAGCAAACACCATGA
- a CDS encoding DUF3304 domain-containing protein codes for MSGHRLMRSRGTSNAVLIVACALAYIAWAYMQTPGAMLYVHNHTDRPIFSYSVNDAWGGNASAYGGSGASCCSRIEGDVLKVEWIKGRTGEQARQSIKEETVTLEILNPQRTRQDKYLHVHFFPGDQVRLFWSPNLDSPFENLKEAPDKEV; via the coding sequence ATGAGTGGGCACAGGCTTATGCGGAGCAGAGGCACCTCAAACGCAGTACTGATAGTCGCTTGCGCACTTGCCTATATCGCCTGGGCCTATATGCAAACCCCAGGCGCCATGCTCTATGTGCATAACCATACTGATCGGCCCATCTTCAGCTATTCCGTCAACGATGCATGGGGCGGCAATGCGTCCGCTTATGGCGGAAGCGGTGCTAGTTGCTGCTCGCGCATTGAAGGCGATGTGCTGAAGGTGGAGTGGATCAAGGGACGTACAGGGGAACAAGCCCGTCAAAGTATTAAGGAAGAGACCGTTACGCTGGAGATACTCAATCCGCAACGCACTCGGCAGGACAAATACCTACATGTGCACTTTTTCCCTGGTGATCAGGTGCGTTTATTCTGGAGCCCTAACTTGGACAGCCCTTTTGAAAACCTTAAGGAAGCACCGGATAAAGAGGTCTAA
- a CDS encoding PA0069 family radical SAM protein, translating into MNPTSAPRGRGTASKPHNRFAPTSSEAEDDGWYQEQTPATFVTEVRHERAKTVISRNTSPDVGFDRSVNPYRGCEHGCIYCFARPSHAYWDLSPGIDFETKLIAKTNLAERLEEQLSKPGYVPAPIALGINTDGYQPIEREHQLTRQALEILLRYRHPVSIITKSALILRDLDLLEELASRNLVSVAFSITTLDDELKRIMEPRTAAPKARLRAMKTLHEHGVPVGLMAAPMIPMINDMELERLLEAGRDAGASSAGYVLLRLPLEIAGLFEEWLQTHFPDRAEHVMSLIRQSRGGQNYDSRFGARMKGEGHFAELLAQRFRLARRRYGYDGSKRAVLDCSQFAPPGQQMGLF; encoded by the coding sequence ATGAATCCGACATCAGCGCCGCGCGGGCGCGGCACCGCCAGCAAACCGCACAACCGCTTCGCGCCCACCAGCAGCGAGGCCGAGGACGACGGCTGGTATCAGGAACAGACGCCGGCGACCTTCGTCACCGAGGTGCGTCACGAGCGAGCGAAGACGGTGATCAGCCGCAACACGTCGCCGGACGTGGGCTTCGATCGCTCGGTAAACCCGTATCGCGGCTGCGAGCATGGCTGCATCTACTGCTTCGCCCGACCAAGCCACGCCTACTGGGACCTGTCGCCGGGCATCGATTTCGAAACCAAGCTGATCGCCAAGACCAACCTGGCCGAGCGTCTCGAGGAACAGCTCAGCAAGCCGGGCTACGTGCCGGCGCCCATCGCCCTGGGCATCAACACCGACGGCTACCAGCCCATCGAGCGCGAGCACCAGCTGACCCGCCAGGCCCTGGAGATCCTGCTGCGCTACCGCCACCCGGTGAGCATCATCACCAAGAGCGCGCTGATTCTGCGCGACCTGGATCTGCTCGAAGAGCTGGCCAGCCGCAACCTGGTCAGCGTGGCGTTCAGCATCACCACCCTGGATGACGAACTAAAACGCATCATGGAGCCGCGCACCGCCGCGCCCAAGGCCCGTTTGCGGGCGATGAAGACCCTGCACGAGCACGGCGTACCGGTGGGGTTGATGGCCGCCCCGATGATCCCGATGATCAACGACATGGAGCTCGAGCGCCTGCTCGAAGCGGGGCGCGATGCCGGCGCCAGTTCGGCCGGCTACGTGCTGCTGCGCCTGCCGCTGGAAATCGCCGGGCTATTCGAGGAATGGCTGCAAACGCACTTTCCCGACCGCGCCGAGCACGTGATGAGCCTGATCCGCCAGTCCCGCGGCGGGCAGAACTACGACAGCCGCTTTGGCGCACGGATGAAAGGCGAGGGCCACTTCGCCGAGCTGCTGGCCCAACGCTTTCGCCTGGCCCGGCGCCGCTACGGCTACGACGGCAGCAAGCGGGCGGTGCTGGACTGCTCGCAGTTCGCGCCGCCGGGGCAGCAGATGGGGCTGTTCTGA
- a CDS encoding DUF3304 domain-containing protein: protein MKQVNELLKRWKSLSAAAKSLFSLAFFGLLILGYLAWAYTRMPGAMLYVHNHTDRPISGYAVNEAWGGNAFAYGGGKVTCCSRIEGDVLTIEWIKGRTGEQLHQGVQKETVTLEVPNPPRTRQDKYLHVHFFPGDQVRLFWSHNLDSPFENLKEAPDNEV from the coding sequence GTGAAGCAAGTCAACGAATTACTTAAACGCTGGAAATCGCTATCTGCAGCCGCTAAATCTCTATTTAGCCTAGCATTTTTTGGGCTGTTAATACTTGGCTATTTGGCCTGGGCCTACACCCGTATGCCAGGAGCCATGCTTTATGTACATAACCATACCGATCGCCCTATATCTGGTTATGCCGTAAACGAGGCTTGGGGCGGAAATGCTTTTGCTTATGGTGGCGGAAAGGTTACTTGCTGCTCACGCATTGAGGGTGATGTACTGACGATTGAGTGGATTAAGGGACGTACCGGCGAACAACTTCACCAAGGCGTGCAGAAAGAAACCGTAACGCTAGAAGTACCCAACCCGCCACGCACCCGTCAAGACAAATATCTGCATGTGCACTTTTTTCCAGGTGACCAAGTGCGTTTGTTCTGGAGCCATAATCTGGACAGCCCTTTTGAAAACCTTAAGGAAGCACCGGATAACGAGGTTTAA
- the tssI gene encoding type VI secretion system tip protein TssI/VgrG: MFAPANQTHFSLTVEGLSTDLQVFTLTGREAISEPFAFEVELVSEQSALDLETLLHKPAFLQLSPDGSGIHGLLYRVAQGDSGKRLTRYAVSLRPQLAYLAHRINQRIFQNLSVPAIIGQVLEEHGIQSDAYEFKVGSVYPERVYCVQYDESDLHFIQRLCEEEGIHYHFQHSASAHKLVFGDDQTVFPKLAPVAYQQDSGMVANDPVIKRFDLRLETRTSRTTRRDYDFEKPRLKLESENRGDALPDLEDYDYPGRFVDRERGKHLAKRALERHRSDYQLAEGKSDQPLLVSGHFLALTQHPKAKWNDLWLLTEVLHEGKQPQVLEESITSDTTDLKDDFHQGYRNRFKATPWDVPNRPALQHPKPRLLGSQSAMVTGPKGEEIHCDEYGRVKVQFHWDREGQADDKTSCWLRVSSAWAGAQYGGIAIPRIGMEVLVTFLEGDPDQPLITGCLYHKENAVPYALPANKTRSTFKTLSSPGGSGYNELRIEDKKGQEQIYLHAQRDWGENVQNNQKIRVGNERHDTVEQNSYSEFKAEEHHTVHADRKVEARADDHLTVGVNQHVKIGTGQFIEAGQEIHLSSGLKVVLEAGSELTLKAGGSFIKIDGGGVTLSGAVVNINSGGSAGSGTGAAPLLPGLLKQADADKAGKLLQRAQPQPRLAPPKGICLECLRKAMREGSATLAGAMA, encoded by the coding sequence ATGTTCGCGCCAGCCAACCAGACGCACTTCAGCCTGACCGTAGAGGGTCTGTCGACCGACCTGCAGGTGTTCACGCTCACCGGGCGTGAAGCCATCAGCGAACCGTTCGCCTTCGAAGTGGAACTGGTCAGCGAGCAGTCTGCCCTGGACCTTGAAACCCTGCTGCACAAACCGGCGTTCTTGCAGCTCTCCCCAGATGGCAGCGGCATTCATGGCCTGCTCTATAGGGTCGCCCAAGGCGACTCCGGCAAGCGCCTGACTCGCTATGCAGTCAGCCTGCGCCCTCAACTGGCCTACCTGGCCCATCGCATCAACCAACGCATCTTCCAGAACCTCAGCGTGCCGGCCATCATCGGCCAAGTGCTCGAAGAGCATGGCATCCAGAGCGACGCCTACGAATTCAAAGTCGGGTCGGTTTATCCCGAGCGCGTTTATTGCGTTCAGTACGATGAATCGGACCTGCACTTCATCCAGCGCCTGTGCGAGGAAGAAGGGATCCACTACCACTTTCAGCACAGCGCTAGCGCCCACAAACTGGTGTTCGGCGACGATCAGACGGTGTTTCCGAAACTGGCGCCCGTGGCCTACCAGCAAGACTCCGGCATGGTCGCCAATGACCCGGTCATCAAGCGTTTCGACCTGCGCCTGGAAACCCGCACCAGCCGCACGACCCGCCGCGATTACGACTTCGAAAAGCCGCGGTTGAAGCTGGAAAGCGAGAACCGCGGCGATGCCCTGCCCGACCTCGAAGACTATGACTACCCCGGCCGTTTCGTGGACCGAGAGCGCGGCAAGCACCTGGCCAAGCGCGCCCTGGAGCGCCACCGCAGCGACTACCAACTGGCTGAAGGTAAAAGCGATCAGCCACTCTTGGTCAGCGGCCATTTCCTCGCCCTGACCCAACATCCCAAAGCCAAATGGAACGACCTGTGGCTGCTGACCGAAGTCCTCCATGAGGGCAAGCAACCCCAGGTGCTGGAAGAGTCGATCACCAGCGATACCACCGACCTGAAAGACGACTTCCACCAGGGTTACCGCAATCGTTTCAAGGCCACCCCCTGGGACGTACCTAACCGCCCTGCCCTACAACACCCCAAGCCGCGCTTGCTCGGTAGCCAGAGCGCCATGGTCACCGGGCCGAAAGGCGAAGAGATTCACTGCGACGAGTACGGCCGCGTCAAGGTGCAATTCCACTGGGACCGTGAGGGCCAGGCCGACGACAAGACCAGCTGCTGGCTGCGTGTGTCCAGCGCGTGGGCTGGTGCTCAGTACGGCGGCATCGCCATCCCGCGCATCGGCATGGAGGTGCTGGTCACCTTTCTCGAAGGCGACCCCGACCAGCCGCTGATCACCGGCTGCCTGTACCACAAGGAAAACGCCGTTCCCTACGCGCTGCCCGCCAACAAGACCCGCAGCACCTTCAAGACCCTGAGCTCACCCGGTGGCAGCGGCTACAACGAGCTGCGCATCGAAGACAAGAAAGGCCAGGAGCAGATCTACCTGCATGCCCAGCGCGACTGGGGCGAGAACGTCCAGAACAACCAGAAGATCCGCGTCGGTAACGAGCGCCACGACACCGTCGAGCAAAACAGCTACAGCGAATTCAAGGCCGAAGAGCACCACACCGTGCATGCCGACCGCAAGGTCGAAGCACGGGCCGACGACCACCTCACCGTGGGCGTGAACCAGCACGTGAAGATCGGCACCGGCCAGTTCATCGAAGCCGGCCAGGAAATCCACCTCTCCAGCGGCCTGAAAGTGGTGCTCGAAGCCGGCAGCGAACTGACCCTCAAGGCCGGCGGCAGCTTTATCAAGATCGACGGCGGTGGTGTGACGCTGAGCGGAGCGGTGGTCAATATCAACTCGGGAGGCAGTGCGGGCAGTGGCACCGGCGCGGCACCGTTGTTGCCGGGGTTGCTGAAGCAGGCGGATGCCGACAAGGCAGGGAAACTGTTGCAAAGAGCCCAACCGCAGCCAAGGCTCGCACCACCTAAAGGAATCTGCCTTGAATGCCTGCGCAAAGCCATGCGTGAAGGCAGCGCGACGCTCGCGGGAGCCATGGCATGA
- a CDS encoding efflux RND transporter periplasmic adaptor subunit, giving the protein MPPVPTSALPRLVAALLAFALLAGCADEPPPAPKNPRVKVATVSQVDYAADATITGDIQARVQTDLSFRVGGKITERLVDVGDRVKADQVLARLDPQDQRNAVRSAEAAAEAARAQVKLSAANLWRQQQLLPKGYTSRSEYDSALASDRSARNSLAAAQAQLADAREQAGYTELRAESDGVITARQAEVGQVVQAATPIFGLAREGERDAVFNVFEALLVEPGQQLRVSLLDDPEVSASGTVREVNPQVSAQSGTVQVKVGLEQVPAAMTLGSTVSAHVSNPAVRSVELPWSALTKAEREPAVWRLGGDDIVQLHPVQVGRYLTDKVIIRAGLDDGDRVVVAGGQLLHPGQKVEVAEAREQEQQQEQQP; this is encoded by the coding sequence ATGCCGCCCGTACCGACCTCTGCGTTGCCTCGCCTTGTCGCGGCCCTGCTGGCTTTCGCGCTGCTGGCCGGCTGCGCCGACGAGCCGCCGCCCGCGCCGAAGAACCCGCGAGTGAAGGTGGCCACGGTCAGTCAGGTCGATTACGCGGCGGATGCCACCATCACCGGCGATATCCAGGCGCGGGTGCAGACCGACCTGTCGTTTCGCGTGGGCGGCAAGATCACCGAGCGCCTGGTGGATGTCGGCGATAGGGTAAAGGCCGACCAGGTGCTGGCGCGTCTCGACCCGCAGGACCAGCGCAACGCGGTGCGCTCCGCCGAAGCGGCCGCCGAAGCCGCCCGCGCCCAGGTGAAACTCAGCGCCGCCAACCTGTGGCGCCAACAGCAGCTGCTGCCCAAGGGCTACACCAGCCGCAGCGAATACGACAGTGCCCTGGCCAGTGACCGCAGCGCGCGCAACAGCCTGGCCGCCGCCCAGGCGCAGCTGGCCGATGCCCGCGAACAGGCCGGCTATACCGAACTGCGCGCCGAAAGCGACGGGGTGATCACCGCCCGCCAGGCCGAGGTCGGTCAGGTGGTGCAGGCCGCCACGCCGATCTTCGGCCTGGCCCGCGAGGGCGAGCGCGATGCGGTGTTCAACGTCTTCGAAGCGCTGCTGGTCGAGCCCGGCCAGCAGTTGCGCGTCAGCCTGCTGGACGACCCCGAGGTAAGCGCCAGCGGCACGGTGCGCGAGGTCAACCCGCAGGTGTCGGCGCAGAGTGGCACCGTGCAGGTGAAGGTCGGCCTGGAGCAGGTGCCGGCGGCAATGACCCTGGGTTCCACCGTCAGCGCCCATGTCAGCAACCCGGCGGTGCGCAGTGTCGAGCTGCCCTGGTCGGCGCTCACCAAGGCCGAGCGCGAGCCGGCGGTGTGGCGCCTGGGCGGCGATGACATCGTGCAGCTGCACCCGGTGCAGGTCGGCCGCTACCTGACCGACAAGGTCATCATCCGCGCCGGCCTGGACGATGGCGACCGCGTGGTGGTGGCCGGCGGGCAGTTGCTGCACCCGGGCCAGAAGGTGGAAGTCGCCGAGGCCCGCGAGCAGGAGCAGCAACAGGAGCAGCAGCCATGA
- a CDS encoding DUF4123 domain-containing protein: MNEQISARTDWETAVAAGHTLAMVVELGMLPSEIRPALSTEHAFFPLLVQPEVSHLNTEGPALIELSSQPYNKYTQLIEHLGNEAQHGWLSCRLDILELQKHLADALACRNIDGETLLIRSYAHNVLPILHRRQEQPWHTWLFGPVANWWLPTSQGWQRVEGLGLNDLPPYHPIELDQPLVDALGVDPHAQALVAELQANAPEVFNSECHGERLNQASQALAQARKAGLSRSSDQYFYALYSLLGGKAIDQNPHWPAMLQQVETDGQALADVQLEQDERMESLG; the protein is encoded by the coding sequence ATGAATGAGCAGATTTCGGCACGCACCGATTGGGAAACAGCGGTTGCAGCAGGTCATACCTTGGCAATGGTGGTGGAGCTTGGAATGCTTCCTTCCGAGATACGCCCGGCACTTTCGACAGAGCATGCGTTTTTTCCTTTGCTGGTGCAGCCAGAAGTGTCACATCTGAACACCGAAGGCCCCGCCCTTATCGAGCTCAGTAGCCAGCCGTACAACAAGTACACCCAGCTTATCGAGCACCTCGGCAATGAAGCGCAGCATGGCTGGCTTAGCTGCCGGCTGGACATCCTCGAACTGCAAAAGCACCTGGCCGATGCGCTTGCCTGCCGCAATATCGATGGTGAAACCCTGCTGATCCGCAGTTATGCCCACAACGTATTGCCGATCTTGCATAGGCGTCAGGAGCAGCCGTGGCACACATGGCTATTCGGCCCAGTCGCCAATTGGTGGCTGCCCACCTCACAAGGTTGGCAGCGCGTCGAAGGGCTGGGGCTGAACGACCTGCCGCCGTACCACCCTATCGAACTCGACCAACCGCTGGTGGATGCACTGGGTGTCGATCCCCACGCCCAGGCCCTGGTTGCCGAGTTACAGGCCAACGCCCCCGAGGTGTTCAACAGCGAGTGCCACGGTGAGCGGCTGAACCAGGCCAGCCAGGCGTTGGCCCAGGCGCGCAAGGCAGGCCTGTCGCGCTCCTCGGATCAATACTTTTATGCCCTTTACAGCCTGTTGGGCGGCAAAGCCATCGATCAGAACCCGCACTGGCCCGCCATGTTGCAACAAGTAGAGACCGACGGGCAGGCCCTGGCCGACGTTCAGCTCGAACAGGATGAGCGCATGGAGAGCCTGGGATGA
- a CDS encoding phospholipase effector Tle1 domain-containing protein, producing the protein MSNRITEQAAAMAARCRASPDNPHINTCGHSLRIGFFFDGFGRHRIKDIQTGRVSNVGKLYMAHSDHLGDNKSFSYRKFYASGLGQDFSADLNVTANSAVTSFGKTASEVPTDMAEEQAIEAAKDALDSKRSWWERISRNLKALWHTPHKMAGVLKGAVIDATVEAIAPVRDNRFAAELLKTGADTRIQGAIDFLNETLRKVEAQGDQPPLKYIELTVYGFDYGATLARAFLHELLSRGPQAAEGSYRYQGKELSILFAGLFDGVDRSHVDFPYLPLPLRTALDDGGPLPTRVKQALHLVAAHERRFYRRARLLGAAQPNWREKWVPGVSEDVGGSLLPGEQKPSSELALVSLHEMYHAARRAGAPFPSLDDLPLTDRKVAELFVFNDHFEQSSARGLSRHYEREVKAGLAEVKAFKPGFAGAPLRIEQQLFAAHMRVYIRWMAALWRPYHARLQQLNDDEDRLRASATGNMAGMLGIPRESAAQRQTREQRLQAINQERAQLRTDLSWLEEVNEEAVRMRSALNNPVRGWRAAGTREQADLWAVLLSAWFEEPAKGVSEPVHRLFGHFVHDRLAVDTAQRSLTQLTGQNFFAIRGFDLPS; encoded by the coding sequence ATGAGCAACCGCATTACCGAACAGGCAGCAGCTATGGCGGCTCGCTGTCGTGCCTCGCCAGACAATCCTCATATCAATACCTGCGGACATAGTCTGCGTATCGGTTTTTTCTTTGATGGGTTTGGTCGTCATCGCATTAAGGACATACAAACTGGACGTGTCAGCAATGTCGGCAAACTTTACATGGCTCACTCCGATCATCTTGGAGATAACAAATCTTTCAGCTACCGAAAATTTTATGCATCCGGCCTAGGACAAGACTTTTCTGCAGATCTGAATGTTACTGCAAATAGTGCCGTGACCAGCTTTGGAAAAACGGCTAGCGAAGTGCCTACCGATATGGCGGAGGAGCAGGCCATAGAGGCCGCCAAGGATGCACTCGACTCCAAACGCAGCTGGTGGGAGCGCATAAGTCGCAACCTGAAAGCACTGTGGCATACCCCGCACAAGATGGCCGGAGTGCTTAAAGGTGCGGTTATCGACGCCACCGTCGAAGCGATAGCCCCAGTGCGGGATAACCGATTTGCCGCTGAGTTGCTCAAGACCGGCGCGGACACCCGAATTCAGGGCGCAATTGATTTTCTCAACGAAACCCTTCGCAAAGTCGAAGCTCAAGGCGATCAGCCCCCACTTAAATACATCGAGCTGACCGTGTATGGCTTCGACTACGGCGCCACGCTGGCGCGTGCATTCCTCCATGAACTGCTAAGCCGTGGGCCACAAGCGGCCGAAGGCTCATATCGCTACCAGGGCAAGGAGCTGAGCATTCTCTTTGCTGGTTTGTTCGATGGTGTTGACCGCAGCCATGTCGACTTCCCCTACTTGCCCCTACCGCTGCGTACGGCACTGGACGATGGCGGCCCTCTGCCCACTCGGGTGAAGCAGGCACTGCATCTGGTGGCCGCCCACGAACGGCGCTTTTACCGGCGCGCCCGCTTGCTGGGCGCCGCTCAACCGAATTGGCGAGAAAAGTGGGTACCTGGGGTGAGCGAGGATGTGGGCGGCAGTCTGCTGCCGGGCGAACAGAAACCCAGCTCAGAACTGGCCTTGGTAAGCTTGCACGAGATGTACCACGCAGCGCGACGCGCGGGCGCGCCATTTCCTTCTCTTGACGATCTTCCACTGACGGACAGAAAAGTTGCCGAGCTCTTCGTTTTCAACGACCACTTCGAGCAAAGCAGCGCGAGAGGGCTAAGCCGCCATTACGAACGTGAAGTGAAAGCCGGCCTTGCCGAAGTCAAGGCGTTCAAGCCTGGGTTCGCTGGTGCTCCCCTGCGCATAGAGCAGCAGCTATTCGCCGCGCATATGCGCGTATACATCCGTTGGATGGCCGCGCTCTGGCGGCCTTACCACGCGCGCCTCCAGCAGCTCAACGACGATGAAGATCGGCTACGTGCCAGCGCAACGGGCAATATGGCTGGCATGCTCGGTATTCCACGGGAGAGCGCCGCGCAGCGGCAAACCCGCGAACAGCGCCTGCAGGCCATCAACCAGGAACGGGCACAATTACGCACCGACCTGAGCTGGCTGGAAGAGGTCAACGAAGAAGCTGTGCGCATGCGCTCGGCACTGAACAACCCGGTTCGCGGCTGGCGCGCCGCCGGTACGCGGGAGCAAGCCGACTTATGGGCGGTGCTGCTATCGGCCTGGTTCGAAGAACCCGCTAAAGGTGTTAGCGAGCCCGTCCACCGGCTTTTCGGTCACTTCGTTCATGATCGCCTCGCCGTGGATACCGCCCAACGCTCGTTAACGCAGCTGACCGGGCAAAACTTCTTCGCCATTCGAGGGTTTGATTTGCCAAGCTGA
- a CDS encoding efflux RND transporter periplasmic adaptor subunit, producing the protein MNRAIPFALIAALLAGCAEDDKPEPIRPVLYTEVQQQDQQVLGRFAGTIEARVQSTLGFRVGGRVAQRLVDAGAEVKAGTTLATLDPTDQQNALRASEGDQARSEAQWINAQANARRQQELFDRGVGAKATLEQAQTELSNARSNREQAEAATRQARDRLAYGTLSSDFDAVVTAWHVEAGQVVGAGQEVVTLARPDVREAVFDLPVELADGLDDQVQFNVASQLDPSIATRGRLRELEPRADAATRTRRARLTLEDTPPGLRLGTAVAISLTRAQTPRSLLPAAAVQEIDGQSRVWVIDTGAKTVHPRNVRVVGREGAQISVEGLAAGDKVVSAGLSELRDGQQIRIDEGVAP; encoded by the coding sequence ATGAACCGTGCTATCCCGTTCGCGCTGATCGCCGCGCTGCTCGCAGGCTGCGCCGAGGACGACAAACCCGAGCCGATCCGCCCGGTGCTGTATACCGAGGTGCAGCAGCAGGATCAGCAGGTGCTCGGCCGCTTCGCCGGCACCATCGAGGCGCGGGTGCAGAGCACCCTGGGCTTTCGCGTTGGTGGGCGGGTCGCCCAGCGCCTGGTGGATGCCGGTGCCGAAGTGAAGGCTGGAACCACCCTGGCCACCCTCGACCCCACCGACCAGCAGAACGCCCTGCGTGCCAGCGAAGGCGATCAGGCGCGCAGCGAAGCGCAGTGGATCAACGCCCAGGCCAATGCCCGGCGCCAGCAGGAACTGTTCGACCGTGGCGTCGGTGCCAAGGCCACCCTGGAGCAGGCCCAGACCGAGCTGAGCAACGCCCGCAGCAACCGCGAGCAGGCCGAGGCCGCCACCCGCCAGGCCCGCGACCGGCTCGCCTACGGCACCCTGAGCAGCGACTTCGATGCGGTGGTCACCGCCTGGCACGTCGAGGCCGGCCAGGTGGTCGGCGCCGGCCAGGAGGTGGTTACCCTGGCCCGCCCGGACGTGCGCGAAGCGGTGTTCGACCTGCCCGTGGAGCTGGCTGACGGGCTCGACGATCAGGTGCAGTTCAACGTCGCCTCGCAGCTCGACCCGAGCATCGCCACCCGTGGTCGGCTGCGCGAGCTGGAGCCGCGCGCCGACGCCGCCACCCGCACCCGCCGCGCCCGCCTGACCCTGGAAGACACGCCGCCCGGCCTGCGCCTGGGCACCGCCGTGGCCATCAGCCTGACCCGCGCGCAGACGCCACGCAGCCTGCTGCCGGCCGCCGCCGTGCAGGAAATCGACGGCCAGAGCCGCGTCTGGGTGATCGACACCGGGGCCAAGACCGTGCACCCGCGCAACGTGCGGGTGGTCGGCCGCGAAGGCGCACAGATCAGCGTCGAAGGCCTTGCGGCCGGCGACAAGGTAGTCAGCGCCGGCCTGAGCGAGCTCAGGGACGGCCAGCAGATCCGCATCGATGAGGGCGTCGCACCATGA